CGTCGCCCGATGAACCCGCTGCCCCCGGTGATGAAGTAGCTCGTCATGGAAGAGATCCCATCAGATGGGCGGGCCGACGGCCCGCTGGCTGTCCACGGTCCGCGGGCCGCGGATCTGTCTGGTACTCAGGGTGACACTAACTTGCGGCGATGGCAATGACTACGCGCGCGGCGTCGCGCGCCCGTACGCGTCGATCGTGCGTCTCATTCCGTCGACTGTGCGTTCGACCCCGTCGATTGTGCACCGCGATCGCCCGACCAGGCCGACTTCCGCAACAGGCGGGCGCCGTTGAGCGCGACGAGCACGGTCGAACCCTCGTGCCCGGCCACGGCCAGGGGGAGTGGCAGGGTGCCGATGAGATCCCAGGTCACGAGGGTGAGGATCACGGTGGCGGCGATGCACAGATTGGCGATGACGTAACGGCGGGCGAGGCGGGACAGCCGTATCAGCGCGGGGACCGCGGTGAGGTCGTCACGCACGATGATCGCGTCGGCGGTCTGGACGGCGAGGTCCGCACCGCGACGACCCATCGCGATGCCGGTCCCGGCCGCCATGAGTGCCGGTGCGTCGTTGATGCCGTCGCCGACCACGAGCACGTGTCCCTCGATCTCGCCGACGATCCGGACCTTGTCCTCCGGCAGCAGGTCGGCGTGTACCTCGCGGATTCCGGTCCGGTCGGCGACGTCCGCGGCGACCGATGGCCGGTCGCCGGTCAGCAGCAGGACCGAACCCGACGTGACGTCGCCGATAAGCCGCACCGCCTCGGCGGCGTCGTCCCGCAGGCGATCGACGAGTTCGATCCGGCCGATCTCCCGCCCGTCGACGAGTACGCCGACCACCGTCCCGGTCGAACCGGCGACGGTGCGCTCGACGGTGACGCGGCGCCCGCCGACCGCCCCCGTCACCCCGCGTCCGGGAAGCGCCCGGAAACCCTCCACCGATTCGACGTCCAGTCCGCGGTCGGCGGCGGCGGTGACGATCGCGCGACCGAGGGGATGCTCGCTGGGGTACTCGACCGCGGCGGCCAGCGCCAACACCTGCGACGGGTCGTGACCGTCGAGCGCCGCCACGTCGACGACCTGCGGGCGTCCCTCGGTGAGGGTGCCGGTCTTGTCGAACGCGACGACCGAGGTCCGTCCCACCGACTCCATCACCGCGGCGGACTTGACCAGGACGCCGTGCCGACCGGCATTGGCGATCGACGCGAGCAGCGGCGGCATCGTCGACAGGACGACGGCGCAGGGCGAGGCGACGATCATGAACACGATGGCACGAAGCAGCGCCTCGTCGAAAGTATTGCCGAACAACATCACCGGGATGCCCAGCACCAGCAGGGTGGCGACGACGACGATGACGGAGTACGTCTGCTCGACCTTCTCGATGAAGAGCTGGGTCGGTGCCTTCGTCTCGGATGCCTCGGCCACGAGCGTCGCGATGCGGGCGATGGCCGACTCCGACGCCGGACGGGCGACCTCGACGATCAGCGCGCCGGTGCCGTTGACGGTGCCGGACAGCACGTCGTCGCCCGCCGCCCGCACGATCGGGACCGACTCGCCGGTCACGGCCTGCTGATCGACCTCGCTGCGGCCGTCGACGACGACGCCGTCCGCGCCCACCCGTTCGCCCGGACGGACGAGGATACGCTGGCCGACTTCGAGTTCGCGGCAGTCGATCTCGCGTGTCGTGCCGTCGGGCGCATACAGGGTGGCACGTTCGGGGGCCAGTCCGAGCAGGGCGGTCACCGAATCGGCGGTGCGCTGGGTGACGACGACCTCCAGAGCTCCCGAGGTCGCGAAGATCACGATCAGCAGCGCGCCGTCGAAGACCTGCCCGATCGACGCGGCGGCGACGGCGGCGACGATCATCAGCAGATCGACGTCGAGTCGTCGTCCCCGCAGTTCCTGCAGGCCCGATCGGGTCGGTTCCCATCCGCCGGCCAGATAGCACGCGAGATACGCGGTCCACCAGGACCATTCGGGCGCCTGGCTGATCTGGAGCAACCAACCCGCGAGGAACAGTGCCAGCGCGAGGCCCGCCCAGCGCACCTCGGGTAGCCGGAGTCCCGTCCGGAGGATCGACGGCGGGGTGCTCCCGCGGTCGGCTCCCGCGCGCGTCGAGTTGCGGGCCGTTCGTTCCGTCGTCTCCGCCGTACCCATCGTGTCTCCCGTCTGTCGTCGGCCCTCCTGCTGGTTGAGCCGGCACCGAGCGTGAGCGAGGCGCCGAGTCGAAGCCACTTGCCGACAGCCGCCCTCCTGCTGGTTGAGCCGGCACCGAGCGCGAGCGAGGCGCCGAGTCGAAGCCACTTGCCGGCAGCCACCCTCCTGCTGGTTGAGCCGGCACCGAGCGCGAGCGAGGCGCCGAGTCGAAGCGACTCGCCGACAACCACCTTCCTGCTGGTTGAGCCGGCACCGAGCGCGAGCGAGGCGCCGAGTCGAAGCCACTCGCCGACATCCACCTCTCAGACAGTAACAGTTCATATGAAGAGGTTTTCATGTAATGTCCAGCCGGTAGCATCCGCTGCATGGGACACGGCATCGACGAGGGGATGCGGCCGGCTGCGCGGCTCGATCCGGAATCGGCCGTGCACGTCGCCACCACCCTGCAGGCGCTGGCGACCCCGAGCCGGCTGCTCATCCTCACCGAGTTGCGGTCCGGACCGCGCTCGGTGACCGATCTCGCCGACGCCGTCGGCATGGAGCAGTCCGCGGTCTCCCATCAGCTCCGGTTGCTCCGCAACCTCGGGCTGGTCACCGGCACCCGGTCGGGTCGGTCGATCAGTTACAGCCTCTATGACAGCCATGTCGCCCAGCTGCTCGACGAGGCGGTCTACCACAGCGAACACTTGCGGCTCGGGCTCGCCGAGCGTCCGCAATCGGCGGGTTGATCCGACGTCACCGAAAGGCATCGCATGACCAGTGACCACACGGCCACGTCGGGAGAACCGCTTCTGTGGATCGAGCAATCCGGGCGGGTGCGGACGTTGGTCCTCAACCGTCCGTAGGTCCGGAATGCGCTCAGCTTTGACCTGATCGTCGCTCTCCGTTCCGAATTGGCGAACGCGGATCACGACGATGACGTCGACGTCGTCATCCTCACCGGCGCGGGCTCGGCATTCTGCGCCGGCCTGGACCTGGCCGAGTTGGGCTCGTCGACCGACAGTGCTCGACTGCTCGATCATGCGGACGTACCTGTCGGGCATCCGTGGCGCCCCATCTCGAAGCCGATCATCGGCGCCGTCAACGGTGTCGCCGCCACCGGTGGTCTGGAGTTCGCCCTCGCGTGCGATGTCCTGATCGCGTCCGAACGGGCCCGCTTCGTCGACACCCATTCGCGGGTCGGGGTGCTGCCGGGCTGGGGTCTGACGTCTCGATTGCCGGCAGCGGTCGGCCGGGGTTTCGCGCG
The genomic region above belongs to Gordonia hongkongensis and contains:
- a CDS encoding heavy metal translocating P-type ATPase, yielding MGTAETTERTARNSTRAGADRGSTPPSILRTGLRLPEVRWAGLALALFLAGWLLQISQAPEWSWWTAYLACYLAGGWEPTRSGLQELRGRRLDVDLLMIVAAVAAASIGQVFDGALLIVIFATSGALEVVVTQRTADSVTALLGLAPERATLYAPDGTTREIDCRELEVGQRILVRPGERVGADGVVVDGRSEVDQQAVTGESVPIVRAAGDDVLSGTVNGTGALIVEVARPASESAIARIATLVAEASETKAPTQLFIEKVEQTYSVIVVVATLLVLGIPVMLFGNTFDEALLRAIVFMIVASPCAVVLSTMPPLLASIANAGRHGVLVKSAAVMESVGRTSVVAFDKTGTLTEGRPQVVDVAALDGHDPSQVLALAAAVEYPSEHPLGRAIVTAAADRGLDVESVEGFRALPGRGVTGAVGGRRVTVERTVAGSTGTVVGVLVDGREIGRIELVDRLRDDAAEAVRLIGDVTSGSVLLLTGDRPSVAADVADRTGIREVHADLLPEDKVRIVGEIEGHVLVVGDGINDAPALMAAGTGIAMGRRGADLAVQTADAIIVRDDLTAVPALIRLSRLARRYVIANLCIAATVILTLVTWDLIGTLPLPLAVAGHEGSTVLVALNGARLLRKSAWSGDRGAQSTGSNAQSTE
- a CDS encoding ArsR/SmtB family transcription factor encodes the protein MGHGIDEGMRPAARLDPESAVHVATTLQALATPSRLLILTELRSGPRSVTDLADAVGMEQSAVSHQLRLLRNLGLVTGTRSGRSISYSLYDSHVAQLLDEAVYHSEHLRLGLAERPQSAG